Proteins from a single region of Thermotoga maritima MSB8:
- a CDS encoding valine--tRNA ligase yields the protein MAELSTRYNPAEIETKWYRYWEEKGYFTPKGVGEKFSIVIPPPNITGRIHMGHALNITLQDIVVRYKRMKGYDVLWVPGEDHAGIATQNAVEKFLLQTQGKTREEIGREKFLEITWEWANKYRREIREQIKALGASVDWTRERFTLDEGLSRAVRKVFVELYRKGLIYRGKYIVNWCPRCKTVLSDEEVEHKEHKSKLYYVKYPVKDSDEYIVVATTRPETMLGDTAVAVHPEDERYKNFVGKTLILPLVGREIPVVADKYVDPKFGTGAVKVTPAHDPNDYLIAQRHNLPMIEIFDDNARINENGGKYKGLDRYEAREKIVKDLEEQGFLVKIEDYTHSVGHCYRCDTVIEPKLSDQWFVSTKPLAKRAIEAVENGEIRFFPERWTKVYLNWMYEIRDWCISRQLWWGHRIPVWYCQDCGHLNVSEEDVEKCEKCGSTNLKQDEDVLDTWFSSALWPFSTLGWPEETEDLKRYYPTDLLVTGFDIIFFWVARMIMMGYEFMNDKPFSHVYIHQLVRDKYGRKMSKSLGNGIDPLEVIDEYGADPMRFTLAILAAQGRDIKLDPRYFDAYKKFANKIWNATRFVLMNLEDYKEVPLENLKTVDKWILTRLNKTVEEVTNALENYDFNIAARTIYNFFWDDFCDWYIEASKPRLKTEERNLVQTVLVKVLDASLRLLHPFMPFLTEELWQKLPVAGESITIAKWPEIERELIDETAEKEFTRLMNMVRGVRNVRAEMNLPQSQRVKVYIKGYEVTEEEELLLKTLGNIEEVSFVNEKPPKTATAYVEEEIEAYVDLGGLIDFEKEKERLKQIMEKIQKEIDRLEKKLANKDFVEKAPEEVVEETKEKLNTNRERLARLESILRDLE from the coding sequence GTGGCAGAACTCTCGACGAGATACAATCCAGCTGAGATAGAGACCAAATGGTACAGATACTGGGAAGAAAAAGGCTACTTCACACCGAAAGGTGTCGGAGAGAAATTCTCCATTGTGATACCGCCTCCAAACATCACCGGAAGGATCCACATGGGGCACGCTCTGAACATAACTCTCCAGGATATCGTGGTCAGATACAAGAGAATGAAAGGGTACGATGTCCTCTGGGTACCCGGAGAAGACCACGCGGGTATCGCTACGCAGAACGCGGTGGAAAAGTTCCTTCTTCAAACACAGGGAAAGACGAGGGAGGAAATCGGAAGAGAAAAGTTCCTTGAGATCACCTGGGAGTGGGCTAACAAATACAGGAGGGAAATAAGAGAACAGATAAAGGCTCTTGGAGCCTCGGTGGACTGGACAAGGGAGAGGTTCACACTGGACGAGGGGCTTAGCAGAGCCGTAAGGAAGGTGTTTGTTGAGCTCTACAGGAAGGGTCTGATATACAGAGGAAAGTACATAGTGAACTGGTGTCCAAGGTGTAAAACGGTGCTCTCGGACGAGGAAGTCGAACACAAGGAACACAAGTCCAAACTCTACTACGTGAAGTATCCCGTCAAAGATTCCGATGAGTACATCGTTGTGGCAACCACAAGACCCGAGACGATGCTCGGTGACACGGCCGTCGCCGTTCACCCGGAGGATGAAAGGTACAAAAACTTCGTCGGTAAGACGCTCATTCTTCCGCTCGTTGGAAGAGAAATACCCGTTGTCGCGGACAAGTACGTTGACCCGAAGTTCGGAACGGGTGCGGTGAAGGTAACCCCTGCGCACGACCCGAACGACTATCTCATAGCTCAAAGACACAACCTTCCAATGATAGAAATCTTCGATGACAACGCGAGGATAAACGAAAACGGTGGAAAATACAAAGGACTGGACAGGTACGAGGCGAGAGAGAAAATAGTGAAGGATCTTGAAGAACAGGGCTTTCTCGTCAAGATAGAGGATTACACTCATTCTGTTGGGCACTGCTACAGATGTGACACGGTGATAGAACCGAAGCTTTCCGACCAGTGGTTCGTTTCCACAAAACCGCTTGCCAAAAGAGCTATTGAGGCCGTAGAAAATGGAGAGATAAGGTTCTTCCCGGAGAGATGGACGAAGGTCTATCTGAACTGGATGTACGAAATCAGGGACTGGTGTATCTCCAGACAGCTCTGGTGGGGCCACAGGATTCCCGTCTGGTACTGTCAGGACTGCGGCCATCTGAACGTCTCCGAAGAAGACGTGGAAAAGTGTGAAAAGTGCGGCTCCACGAATCTGAAACAGGACGAAGACGTGCTCGACACCTGGTTCTCCTCTGCACTCTGGCCGTTTTCGACTCTCGGTTGGCCCGAAGAAACCGAAGACCTAAAGAGGTACTATCCAACAGACCTTCTCGTCACAGGCTTTGACATAATCTTCTTCTGGGTCGCGAGAATGATCATGATGGGATACGAGTTCATGAACGACAAACCTTTCAGCCATGTCTACATTCACCAGCTCGTCAGGGACAAATACGGAAGGAAGATGAGCAAATCCCTCGGAAACGGCATCGATCCTCTCGAGGTGATAGACGAGTACGGTGCCGATCCGATGAGGTTCACCCTCGCAATACTCGCCGCTCAGGGAAGGGACATAAAACTCGATCCGAGGTACTTCGACGCCTACAAGAAGTTCGCGAACAAGATATGGAACGCCACGAGGTTTGTTTTGATGAACCTTGAAGATTACAAAGAGGTACCTCTCGAAAACCTCAAGACGGTTGACAAATGGATTCTCACGAGACTCAACAAAACGGTGGAAGAGGTCACAAACGCTCTCGAGAACTACGATTTCAACATTGCAGCAAGGACCATTTACAACTTCTTCTGGGATGATTTCTGTGATTGGTACATAGAGGCTTCAAAGCCGAGGTTGAAGACTGAAGAGAGGAACCTTGTTCAGACGGTGCTTGTGAAGGTGCTGGATGCGTCCTTGAGACTCCTTCACCCGTTCATGCCGTTCCTCACAGAAGAGCTCTGGCAGAAACTCCCCGTGGCCGGTGAATCCATAACGATTGCGAAGTGGCCAGAGATCGAAAGAGAACTCATCGATGAAACCGCGGAGAAGGAATTCACCAGGCTCATGAACATGGTGCGCGGCGTCAGGAACGTGAGAGCCGAGATGAATCTGCCGCAGTCTCAGAGAGTGAAGGTGTACATCAAGGGCTACGAAGTCACGGAAGAAGAAGAGCTCCTTCTCAAGACTCTCGGAAACATAGAAGAAGTCAGTTTCGTGAACGAAAAACCGCCGAAGACTGCAACAGCCTACGTTGAAGAGGAAATAGAGGCCTATGTGGACCTTGGAGGGCTCATAGATTTCGAAAAGGAAAAAGAGAGATTGAAACAGATCATGGAGAAGATCCAGAAAGAAATAGATCGTCTGGAGAAGAAACTCGCAAACAAAGACTTTGTCGAAAAGGCACCTGAGGAAGTGGTCGAAGAAACGAAAGAAA
- a CDS encoding chromate transporter: MLKLAFIFLKIGFLSFGGGWAIVGILKNELVTGGFLSPEEFSQAVSIAQMTPGPVAINLATYTGYKFFGLIGAVLNTLAFLGAPILVITTAIFLRKYVKLQRVRLMKALEGATTTLLIVTLLSLLSSVQNPVLILLSAAAFVCSFFKVHPLFIIFGCGVIGAILGF, from the coding sequence TTGCTGAAACTCGCCTTCATTTTTCTGAAGATCGGTTTTCTTTCTTTTGGCGGTGGATGGGCGATCGTTGGAATACTCAAGAACGAACTCGTCACCGGTGGCTTTCTCTCTCCTGAGGAGTTCTCTCAGGCGGTTTCGATCGCTCAAATGACTCCAGGTCCCGTTGCGATAAACCTGGCAACTTACACGGGATACAAATTCTTTGGTCTGATAGGTGCTGTGTTGAACACACTCGCTTTCCTTGGGGCTCCCATTCTGGTTATCACCACTGCTATTTTCCTCAGAAAATACGTGAAGCTTCAGAGAGTGAGGTTGATGAAAGCGCTCGAAGGGGCCACCACAACCCTTTTGATCGTGACGCTCCTTTCGCTTCTCAGTTCCGTTCAGAATCCTGTGTTGATCCTGCTTTCTGCTGCCGCTTTTGTGTGTTCTTTCTTCAAGGTGCACCCTCTTTTCATCATTTTTGGGTGTGGAGTGATCGGAGCGATCCTCGGTTTCTGA
- a CDS encoding chromate transporter: MIGRLFFLFLRISALTIGGGYAMIPVMKWELERSGLLTEKEFFRIMSTAQVVPGPIAFNTAVLVGRRLAGIYGAIASGLAVVLPPFFAIVAVAEVIRTLSGISYVRSFLRGAYASIIGLVGSVLYRLVRNQRWNLYRAIMIGVAVFVLLLNGSLVIPVVILLVLLLYLKEV; this comes from the coding sequence TTGATTGGAAGACTGTTCTTCCTTTTCTTGAGGATCTCCGCCCTCACCATAGGTGGAGGATACGCCATGATTCCTGTGATGAAATGGGAACTGGAAAGATCCGGTCTTTTGACGGAGAAAGAATTCTTTCGTATCATGAGCACAGCTCAGGTGGTACCGGGTCCTATCGCCTTCAACACTGCGGTGCTTGTGGGAAGGAGACTCGCAGGTATCTACGGTGCGATCGCCTCTGGATTGGCCGTTGTGCTACCACCGTTTTTCGCCATAGTTGCGGTTGCGGAAGTGATACGCACTCTTTCAGGAATCAGCTACGTTCGGAGTTTTCTGAGAGGTGCTTACGCTTCCATAATCGGACTTGTAGGGAGTGTTCTGTACCGGCTTGTGAGAAACCAGCGCTGGAATCTCTACAGAGCCATTATGATAGGAGTAGCGGTTTTCGTTCTGCTTCTCAATGGATCCCTCGTGATTCCGGTGGTCATTTTGCTCGTTCTGCTTCTGTATCTGAAGGAGGTATGA
- the guaA gene encoding glutamine-hydrolyzing GMP synthase, whose protein sequence is MVLVVDYGSQYSRLITRRIRENEVYSEVVFPDDKVDLSKVDAVILSGGPRSVYEEDAPKLPEWFQEYKGPVLAICYGMQLIVKELGGEVRRGRGEYGRTLVELSRDPIFEGIPEKVHVWMSHGDEVVRLPEGFHPIAVSETGVIAAATDGKRFWLLQFHPEVHHTEYGDRMISNFLFNVCKLEKNWKIGDLVEEKIRHIKETIGNKKAILALSGGVDSSVAAVLVHRAIGKNLVCVFVDHGLLRKNEREEVERVFKEHFDMNLVVVDARKRFLEKLRGVTDPEKKRKIIGEEFIRVFEEEAKKHDVEFLVQGTIYSDVIESAASGKTTAKIKSHHNVGGLPEKMNLKLVEPLRDLFKDEVRKVGKYLGIPDRIINRHPFPGPGLAVRVLGEVTEEKLEILREADYIFIETLRKHDYYDKVWQAFAVLLPIKSVGVKGDARAYEYVVALRAVNSVEGMTADWSRIPHDILDEAARRITREVKGVGRVVYDITSKPPATIEWE, encoded by the coding sequence TTGGTACTCGTCGTGGATTACGGCTCTCAGTATTCCAGACTCATAACGAGAAGGATCAGAGAAAACGAGGTCTATTCCGAAGTGGTTTTCCCCGATGACAAGGTGGACCTTTCAAAAGTAGACGCCGTGATCCTCTCCGGTGGTCCAAGAAGCGTTTATGAAGAGGACGCCCCAAAGCTTCCAGAGTGGTTCCAAGAATACAAAGGCCCAGTACTCGCTATTTGTTATGGAATGCAGCTGATCGTGAAAGAACTAGGAGGAGAGGTCAGGAGAGGACGAGGGGAGTACGGAAGAACCCTCGTGGAGCTCTCGAGGGATCCGATATTCGAAGGAATTCCGGAGAAGGTTCACGTCTGGATGAGCCACGGCGATGAGGTGGTTAGGCTTCCGGAAGGGTTCCACCCGATCGCTGTGTCCGAAACGGGTGTGATCGCCGCTGCCACAGATGGAAAAAGGTTCTGGCTGCTCCAGTTCCACCCGGAAGTGCACCACACCGAGTACGGTGATCGTATGATTTCCAACTTCCTCTTCAATGTGTGTAAGCTTGAGAAAAACTGGAAGATAGGAGACCTCGTGGAAGAGAAAATAAGACACATCAAAGAGACCATAGGGAACAAAAAAGCGATCCTCGCGCTTTCTGGAGGGGTAGATTCTTCCGTTGCAGCGGTCCTCGTGCACAGAGCGATAGGAAAGAACCTCGTGTGTGTCTTCGTGGACCACGGCCTTCTCAGAAAGAACGAGCGAGAAGAAGTGGAGAGAGTCTTCAAGGAACACTTCGACATGAATCTGGTTGTTGTGGATGCCAGGAAGAGATTTCTCGAAAAACTCAGAGGAGTCACGGATCCGGAGAAGAAGAGGAAGATCATAGGAGAAGAATTCATACGAGTGTTCGAAGAGGAAGCGAAAAAACACGATGTGGAATTTCTTGTTCAGGGAACGATCTATTCAGACGTCATAGAAAGCGCCGCATCCGGAAAGACGACTGCGAAGATAAAGAGCCACCACAACGTGGGCGGTCTTCCAGAGAAGATGAACCTGAAACTGGTAGAACCCCTCAGAGACCTCTTCAAAGACGAGGTGAGAAAAGTAGGAAAGTATCTCGGCATACCGGACAGGATCATAAACAGGCATCCGTTCCCTGGCCCTGGACTCGCCGTGAGGGTGCTGGGAGAGGTCACGGAAGAAAAGCTCGAAATCCTGAGAGAAGCGGACTACATATTCATAGAAACTCTCAGAAAGCATGACTACTACGATAAAGTGTGGCAGGCGTTTGCGGTTCTTCTTCCTATAAAAAGCGTAGGCGTGAAGGGTGACGCGAGGGCGTATGAGTACGTGGTGGCGCTTCGAGCCGTGAACAGCGTGGAGGGGATGACCGCAGACTGGTCCAGAATTCCGCATGATATACTGGACGAGGCAGCAAGAAGGATCACAAGAGAAGTGAAAGGTGTCGGCAGAGTGGTCTACGATATAACTTCAAAACCGCCTGCAACCATAGAGTGGGAGTGA